In a genomic window of Gossypium arboreum isolate Shixiya-1 chromosome 9, ASM2569848v2, whole genome shotgun sequence:
- the LOC108455972 gene encoding 1-aminocyclopropane-1-carboxylate oxidase homolog 9-like, with translation MGLSGFMNRMTKLRKRFILEITPRKCIMTVTSIFTRRKQPVGGILCVVLWHLATLFLKNCPAVCRDIMIEYSSKMMKLGQTLLELMSEALGLNKSYLEDIGCGEGMLVKCYYYLPCPEPDLTLGSSSHTDTSFCTVVLQDEIGGLQILYQTGLMLILSVGLVNLDDMMQASPP, from the exons ATGGGGTTGTCAGGTTTTATGAACAGGATGACGAAGCTAAGAAAGAGATTTATTCTCGAGATTACTCCAAGAAAGTGTATTATGACAGTAACATCGATCTTTACAAGGCGGAAGCAACCAGTTGGAGGGATACTTTGTGTTGTGTTATGGCACCTCGCCACACTCTTCCTCAAGAACTGCCCTGCGGTTTGCAG AGATATAATGATAGAATATTCAAGCAAAATGATGAAATTAGGGCAGACTTTGTTAGAATTGATGTCGGAAGCTTTGGGTCTGAATAAGAGTTATTTGGAAGATATTGGGTGCGGTGAAGGAATGCTTGTGAAATGCTATTACTATCTACCGTGTCCCGAACCGGACTTGACATTGGGCAGCAGCAGTCACACCGATACCAGCTTCTGCACCGTAGTTTTACAAGATGAAATCGGCGGACTTCAAATCCTCTATCAAACCGGCTTGATGTTAATCCTGTCCGTGGGGCTTGTAAATTTGGACGATATGATGCAGGCAAGCCCACCTTAA